One Rissa tridactyla isolate bRisTri1 chromosome 1, bRisTri1.patW.cur.20221130, whole genome shotgun sequence DNA segment encodes these proteins:
- the C3AR1 gene encoding C3a anaphylatoxin chemotactic receptor: MPRLLGNSSSREEAAVYYASGSIVSMAIFIIVFIIGIPGNGLVIWVAGLKMKRSVNIIWFLNLAAADFMCCLSLLFSIVHLALREHWPYGWFLCKVIPSVIIFTMFASVFILVAISIDRCLLVMKPVWCQNHRTGKFVSLICSGIWILAFIFCCPVLHYRETSTHDGKTECGYNFGDDEVLDYMNDSINEVLEKYSFLAYNGNDSWANFYESDYSVPLAIVVINITRAVFGFVLPFGIVAFCYALIAFRTRANRFHKPHNRMLRTIVLVIAAFFICWAPYHVVGILSLVPTLETGLRESLILWDHLSTALAYANSCINPLLYVFVGRDFRAKARQSVQGILEGAFTEEPTHSTPYSFDRSKTSTEKDISSTV, from the coding sequence TCCTGGGTAATAGCAGTTCACGTGAAGAGGCTGCTGTATATTATGCATCAGGATCCATTGTCTCCATGGCTATCTTCATCATAGTTTTCATTATTGGTATCCCAGGGAATGGATTGGTGATCTGGGTGGCTGGTCTGAAAATGAAAAGGTCTGTGAACATTATCTGGTTCCTAAACCTTGCTGCGGCTGACTTCATGTGCTGCTTGtccttgctgttttccattgTTCACCTGGCCCTCCGTGAACACTGGCCGTATGGTTGGTTCCTCTGCAAAGTCATTCCATCGGTCATAATCTTCACCATGTTTGCTAGCGTCTTCATACTCGTGGCCATCAGCATTGACCGCTGCCTCCTTGTGATGAAACCTGTCTGGTGTCAAAACCATCGAACAGGGAAATTTGTGTCACTAATATGCAGTGGCATTTGGATCCTGGCCTTCATTTTCTGCTGTCCTGTCCTTCACTACCGTGAGACTAGCACTCATGATGGCAAAACCGAGTGTGGGTACAATTTTGGAGATGATGAAGTGCTAGATTATATGAACGATTCCATAAATGAGGTACtggaaaaatactcatttttagcCTACAATGGTAACGACTCATGGGCAAATTTCTATGAAAGTGATTATTCTGTACCCCTTGCCATAGTGGTCATAAACATCACTAGGGCTGTTTTTGGCTTTGTACTCCCCTTTGGCATAGTGGCGTTTTGCTATGCCCTTATTGCTTTCAGAACGCGTGCCAATCGCTTTCACAAGCCACACAACAGGATGCTGCGAACAATTGTGCTCGTgatagctgcgttcttcatctgCTGGGCTCCATACCACGTAGTTGGGATTCTGTCCCTTGTACCTACTCTTGAAACAGGACTGAGGGAGTCATTGATCCTCTGGGATCACCTCTCTACAGCACTTGCCTACGCCAACAGCTGCATCAACCCCCTGCTCTATGTTTTTGTGGGACGGGACTTCAGGGCAAAGGCACGGCAGTCAGTGCAAGGAATCTTGGAAGGTGCCTTTACTGAGGAACCAACGCATTCAACCCCTTACTCCTTTGACAGAAGCAAGACTTCAACAGAGAAGGACATCAGCAGCACAGTGTAA